From one Henningerozyma blattae CBS 6284 chromosome 1, complete genome genomic stretch:
- the TBLA0A00640 gene encoding alpha-mannosyltransferase, whose amino-acid sequence MYTKMISNKFCILNSKLGRFVLLSVSLLILLIVLTKSNDRHVFYLKPFYQTDFRLNHLNKYLSHHFDDMEIRPVTHGPYSPIDYIPEYDRLVALERKSTWNPFERLKFHDFNELLLQDRCNFYFRELYNLNTDWSNDYHRLKFDIYEETDFKQENLGDNQLLNDKEIIRIFNKKNDVKLALQRLRIYDRCFIQNDNLDIRGIFNDSIIPSKNIQQKKHIKRDLQERALNKRDMINKDNYKEFDIWDFEKRMFPFLKKFDEKSIKEFIPNIIYGSKTLPRGKIPILTDDTRLKAKLSDFTYDPSKSFWSNWNFMSHNIARRGISMCIGDGQLKLALKLITTLRYSGNTLPIQIIMKKGELSKGSIEKLIFAAQGNNFKFRIDKDEYKPASSYMPQEILFTDITDLLDPEFLNDFQWFKNKWLASIFNVFEENIFLDADVVPYVDLNFFFNTKEYNETGTIFFKDRSFEQINTEKCDAFLESINPLLPEGKYFDNHPYIDTEYVSSECEYLLNPTEAVYKNFFINRNQHQMEAGLYAVDMRSHIIPLIVGMTLHMLPVATCSYGDKEFFWLGFLASGHSYAFHPMNVATVGYYKQLHNTGDKIVDKVCSTQIAHMDTDYRMLWTNAGASVCKKPEDSQVDWERKGSKWPKDVCNSAKEIEDYYNSPVDPRWAMVSKGESSGWERLSDSCQGYMWCAFRQKSRKEFSYDEYTEKGHLVEYTGEEYEHIKTINFVWSYLEEGMIGKVELQE is encoded by the coding sequence ATGTATACCAAGATGATATCCAATAAATTTTGCATACTGAATTCAAAACTGGGAAGATTTGTGTTACTATcagtatcattattaattttattaattgtattAACGAAAAGTAACGATAGAcatgttttttatttgaaaccTTTCTACCAAACAGATTTTCGTTTAAATCACctaaacaaatatttatcgCATCATTTTGATGATATGGAAATACGACCTGTAACTCATGGTCCATATTCACCCATAGATTATATTCCTGAATATGATAGATTGGTTGCTTTAGAGAGAAAATCCACGTGGAATCcatttgaaagattaaaatttcacgattttaatgaattgtTGCTACAGGATAGATGCAATTTTTACTTTCGTGAATTGTATAATTTGAACACTGATTGGTCAAATGATTATCATAGgttaaaatttgatatttatgAGGAGACTGACTTCAAGCAGGAAAATTTAGGGGACAATCAacttttaaatgataaagagataattagaatatttaataagaaaaatgacGTAAAATTGGCATTACAAAGATTAAGAATTTATGATAGATGCTTTATTCAGAATGATAATCTAGATATTAGAGGcatatttaatgattcaataattccctcaaaaaatattcaacaaAAGAAACATATCAAAAGGGACTTACAAGAGCGGGCGTTAAATAAAAGAGATATgattaataaagataattatAAGGAGTTTGACATATGGgactttgaaaaaagaatgtTTCCTTTccttaaaaaatttgatgaGAAATctataaaagaatttatacctaatataatatatggATCGAAAACCCTTCCAAGGGGTAAAATTCCAATCTTAACTGATGATACAAGGTTGAAAGCAAAATTGTCTGATTTTACATATGATCCTTCAAAATCCTTCTGGTCAAATTGGAATTTTATGAGCCACAATATTGCACGCCGTGGCATTTCTATGTGCATTGGTGATGGGCAGTTAAAATTAGCTCTAAAATTAATCACAACTTTGAGATATTCAGGAAATACCTTACctattcaaattattatgaaaaaGGGTGAATTAAGCAAAGGTagcattgaaaaattaatttttgctGCACaaggtaataattttaaattccgTATAGATAAAGATGAATACAAACCAGCCAGTTCTTATATGCCTCAAGAGATTTTGTTTACAGACATTACAGACCTACTTGATCCTGAGTTCTTGAATGATTTTCAATGGTTCAAGAATAAATGGCTGgcatcaatttttaatgtttttgaagaaaatatatttttggatGCAGATGTTGTACCCTATGTcgatttaaattttttctttaacaCTAAAGAGTATAATGAAACTggtactattttttttaaagatcGTTCGTTTGAACAAATTAATACTGAAAAATGCGATGCTTTTCTTGAATCTATTAACCCACTATTACCTGAGGGAAAATATTTCGATAACCACCCTTACATTGATACGGAATATGTATCATCGGAATGTGAATATCTACTAAATCCTACCGAAGCAGTTtataagaatttttttatcaatcGGAATCAACATCAAATGGAGGCAGGCCTTTACGCAGTAGATATGAGGAGTCACATAATCCCACTTATTGTAGGTATGACACTACATATGCTACCTGTGGCTACATGCAGTTACGGTGATAAGGAGTTCTTTTGGCTAGGTTTTTTAGCATCTGGACACTCATACGCTTTCCATCCAATGAATGTAGCAACTGTGGGATATTATAAACAGTTACACAATACAGGAGATAAAATAGTTGATAAGGTATGTTCTACTCAAATTGCTCATATGGATACCGATTATCGTATGTTGTGGACAAATGCAGGTGCATCTGTCTGTAAAAAACCTGAAGATTCCCAAGTGGATTGGGAGCGTAAAGGGTCGAAGTGGCCAAAAGATGTTTGTAATAGTGCTAAGGAGATCGaagattattataattctCCAGTAGATCCTCGGTGGGCTATGGTTTCAAAAGGGGAAAGTTCTGGGTGGGAGAGATTAAGTGACAGTTGTCAAGGGTATATGTGGTGTGCATTTCGTCAGAAATCTCGTAAAGAATTTAGTTATGATGAATATACTGAAAAAGGTCATCTTGTAGAATATACTGGAGAAGAATATGAGCATATCAAAACTATTAATTTTGTGTGGAGTTACTTAGAAGAAGGAATGATTGGAAAAGTTGAGTTACAAGAATAA
- the TBLA0A00645 gene encoding uncharacterized protein: MTCNNSSKYTNSNVILHLKTVSMEIKEDSKMTVANEINEISQTTVAREIAEDSKIPVANEIKEQTHTTVAAEISGRLNTTFSKISSHNQTKTVAEEISGIPNLNVKVKPQNITLTPFSKQEKAIARFQSKKFFFNLRNIM; the protein is encoded by the coding sequence ATGACCTgcaataattcatcaaagtatacaaattcaaatgtcATTCTACATCTTAAAACGGTATCTATGGAAATCAAGGAAGATTCTAAAATGACAGTTgctaatgaaattaatgaaatatcCCAAACCACAGTAGCCAGAGAAATTGCTGAAGACTCCAAAATACCAGTAgctaatgaaattaaagaacAAACACATACTACAGTAGCAGCTGAAATTAGTGGGAGACTAAATACTACTTTTTCTAAGATATCGTCTCATAATCAAACAAAAACTGTAGCTGAAGAAATTAGTGGCATACCAAACTTAAATGTTAAAGTTAAACCTCAAAATATAACATTAACACCCTTCAGTAAACAAGAAAAGGCTATTGCTAGATTCCAGTCAAagaaattctttttcaatttgagAAATATTATGTAA
- the TBLA0A00650 gene encoding uncharacterized protein (similar to Saccharomyces cerevisiae RMD6 (YEL072W)) — translation MTQTNANSIIVLPIQYLKNATPKTISSLTTIINNGYMQANKYNLILNTRIKGPDVFFRDLGFNKNQDKSVLYLLVTDEFFNRPEVNASFEKIQIPKNPVAENCISYSTNYYLMNFGSPLDIEIPLNTVLSTIGFKPFKHEQVKEEDKAFELTSYTSFGKGYGILGFNQTLLHLNYFLNCETLIAECFVPHNLVGYYESKLSFKEFDRNMVYKDRPEEAGFEKGFVCTRDFEVATLKRPIFI, via the coding sequence ATGACTCAAACTAATGctaattctattattgTCCTACccattcaatatttaaaaaacgCTACTCCGAAGACTATCTCAAGTCTAACTACCATAATCAATAATGGCTATATGCAAgctaataaatataactTGATTTTGAACACTAGAATAAAGGGACCTGACGTTTTCTTCAGAGATTTGGGGTTCAACAAAAATCAGGACAAATCTGTTTTGTATCTATTAGTTACagatgaatttttcaatcgTCCAGAAGTTAATGCTTCATTcgaaaaaattcaaattcccAAAAACCCTGTGGCTGAAAATTGTATTTCATATAGTACAAATTATTACCTTATGAACTTTGGTTCACCACTAGATATAGAAATCCCTTTGAATACAGTATTGTCAACCATTGGATTTAAACCTTTTAAGCACGAACAAGTTAAAGAGGAGGATAAGGCATTCGAATTAACATCATACACCTCTTTTGGTAAAGGCTATGGCATCTTAGGGTTTAATCAAACCTTGTTACATTTaaactattttttaaattgcGAAACTTTGATTGCTGAATGTTTTGTGCCACATAACTTGGTAGGGTACTATGAATCAAAGCTAAGtttcaaagaatttgaTAGAAATATGGTATATAAGGATAGACCAGAAGAGGCAGGTTTTGAAAAGGGATTTGTTTGTACACGAGACTTCGAAGTTGCTACTCTAAAAAGACCAATTTTCATTTAG